The following are from one region of the Oncorhynchus tshawytscha isolate Ot180627B linkage group LG24, Otsh_v2.0, whole genome shotgun sequence genome:
- the LOC112223564 gene encoding cyclin-dependent kinase 5 activator 1, whose translation MGTVLSLSPSYRKASLFEDGPATVGHYTAVQNSKNAKDKNLKRHSLINVLPWKRIVAVSAKKKGSKKVQPNTTYQNNVTHLNNENLKKSQSCANLSTFTQDQSTPALVKSSNNAVSSVKKAPLTNSNAAPGTPKRVIVQASTSELLRCLGEFLCRRCYRLKHMCPTDPVLWLRSVDRSLLLQGWQDQGFITPANVVFVYMLCRDVVSSEVANEHELQAVLLTCLYLSYSYMGNEISYPLKPFLVESSRDIFWDRCLSIINLMSTKMLQINSDPHYFTQVFADLKNESQKEEERSRLLIGLDR comes from the coding sequence ATGGGAaccgttctgtctctctctcccagctacAGGAAGGCGTCCCTCTTCGAAGATGGGCCAGCCACGGTGGGCCACTACACAGCTGTTCAGAATAGCAAGAATGCCAAAGACAAGAACCTGAAGCGTCACTCGCTCATCAACGTTCTGCCATGGAAGCGCATCGTGGCAGTGTCAGCCAAGAAAAAGGGCTCCAAGAAGGTGCAGCCCAACACCACCTATCAGAATAATGTGACCCATCTCAACAACGAGAACCTGAAGAAGTCTCAGTCCTGTGCCAACCTGTCCACCTTCACCCAGGACCAGAGCACCCCAGCCCTCGTCAAGAGCTCCAACAACGCTGTCTCGTCGGTCAAGAAGGCCCCCCTGACCAACTCCAATGCGGCCCCCGGCACGCCCAAAAGAGTGATCGTCCAGGCCTCCACCAGCGAGCTGCTGCGCTGCCTGGGTGAGTTCCTGTGCCGGCGCTGCTACAGACTAAAGCACATGTGTCCCACCGACCCGGTCCTGTGGCTGCGGAGCGTGGACCGCTCACTGCTCCTCCAGGGCTGGCAAGACCAGGGGTTCATCACCCCGGCCAACGTGGTGTTTGTCTACATGCTGTGCCGCGATGTGGTATCCTCTGAGGTGGCAAACGAACATGAGCTGCAGGCCGTGCTGCTCACCTGCCTCTACCTGTCCTACTCCTACATGGGCAACGAGATCTCCTACCCACTGAAACCCTTCCTGGTGGAGAGCTCCAGGGACATCTTCTGGGACCGCTGCCTGTCCATCATCAACCTGATGAGCACTAAGATGCTTCAGATCAACTCGGACCCGCACTATTTCACCCAGGTGTTTGCCGACCTGAAGAACGAAAgccagaaggaggaggagaggagccgcTTGCTCATTGGTCTGGACCGGTGA